AGCATGTTAGGGATGTTTACGACCCAAGTTTGGTGAAACTCATGATCATGATTCAATCCAATCATATTAGAATGTATTGAGTTTGTTtagttatttgaatttttttgataACATCCAAACTAACTCGTTCACAAACATGTTGGTTTGGATTGGTCAACTAGACAAAGcgtttaaatttgtttatttctttttattaaaattattaaaacacaCCTCAATTTGATACAAAACTAATATCCTACAAGATGGGGTATACACACTCTTTCCAAATTTATAAgctaatataaaatgataaaacaaatacataaaaCCCGATGACTTCATCCATGTTAAAATGTTACTCAAAATGTGTATCAACCTCAATtacattcattttaattgtaTGTTGCAACATTCATTTCAATATTCatcaaatcattttatcctcaatttttttttaaacttcataGAACACAAGAAATACTTAATAACCTAAATTCAATATAGATACTTAATCACCAAATCAGTACTTACTACTCAGTACACCGTACTTGCATAAAAGAAAATCCAATGTTCTCAAATGAGTAGTACAATTGATTTATTCTTACCAAATTTGGTAGAATCCATAAGCTCCTTCATAAACAATGATGGAATGTACCTACAAAGACATTTCAACGCTCAAGTTAGTGGCATAGATGTATAATAGGTATCAGATTATAGGTTGAATTAGAGTTGATTTACTTAAACCTTGATGACTCCTTTTATAGAGGTGAAATTGAATTAAGATCTCAATTTTCCTCGTAAgataatgtaaataaaaaaagatatgattttattttatcttttctctaACAATAGATAACTTtcgattttagaaaatatttttatcttgctaaaagaaaatagagtttctttCTTATCTTAACTATATACAATAGATTCTCTGGATACTGAGGAGACTATTATGTGTTTGTGTGAAATCAATAAATTCAAAAGTTGAGTCAATGGactcaaaaattaaaacttatgaTCCAACTCAAAAGTCAATGAATTTAAATAGGTCAGATCTAATTTGACctaaaaatactaaatactCAACTTTAATCGTTTATATTGATTTGGATCAATCTAGATTCATGGATAACTTATACCCATGAACACCTACAGCATGTTAGGGGAACATGAGCTAGAATGCTAATAACGAAAAccaaattttacatatttaaattttaaagaaaacaatacCATGTGAACAAGCTGAAAAAGGTCGTGGTATAAACATTGCAACGGTAGTTTGAGGCTTCAAGAAATACTAAAGAGAAATTAAAGTAGGAAGAAGAATGCAAATGTAATATCAACCGAATACTACAAATTCTAAACAATGTTTAATTTATCACTTTCCCAACACAAATAACGAAAAGAAAGATTATACAGGATATAATGAAGATTATACAGGAGtactatttcattttattttacttctaTTCATTGAAAACAAggtccttatattttttttctatcaattaATCATTAGTGTAATATTCTTAACATTCATTCTCAATAAAAATAAGAGCATATGCAATAATTCCTTTTCGGCCTAGGTAGGGAGTACTAACAAGCCTGCCTCCAAATCATAACAAGACACTTAATCCATTGCTGTAATTTCTAAGATGCTTTAGGTGTTCTTCtctaatcataattaaaattttatcgtGATAATTATAGTGCTTTAGATGTAAATTAATGATGTAATaataaaactcaatttttaaTCAGAAAACATCTAACAAACTGTATATGTAAATCTTGtactaaaaattacaataaaaagcgAATAAATATCCGTAGATTTGAAGTTGAAACCCTAAACATAGAGAAAGAGACAATCATCAGTTTTAAGCAAATAATACATGGACCATAATCATCCACTACCTAAAACCTATCAACCTTGTCACCCTTAACAACAGGGTTCGCCTTCGAAATCGCTTCGCGCGCCTCTCCCTTAAAATCGTAGGTGCACTCGTGTTTCTCGGGGTAACGATGCACCCCACAGAAGGTACTCCCACACTTGCACGCAAAACCGGTTAAACCCACTTTTTTGTTGCATGTCCCACACCGGTTCGCCGGTTTCGACTGACCCGCGGTGCCCGGCGAGGGTGGCGCGGGGGAGCAGAGCACGGACTTCATTGCCGCAAGCTCCTCTTCGAGACAGAGGTCCTTGTAGCATTTGGAGCAGAGGTTTCGCTTCTCGGAAGTGCCGAAGAAACCGCAGTTGTTGGCGCAGGGCTTCTGTTGAGAACCCATGATGATGATGCCTCAAGCTCAAACACTTGTGCTTTTCTAACAGGGTTTTTGTCAAAGTGTGAAACACAGTATATAAAGACCAAAATTACGTGCGACTGTTATGCCGGTTTGGTAGGTTTTGTAAACGCGGTCGAATAATCACGTGGATGTGTATGCTCCTTGGCAACTGTAAGCAGTTAaaccttattttaatttattttaattatcatataaataattgCTTAATACTCCTGTTATTATCATTCGCAAAGCCTCGTGATGAGATGATTAACATGCATTTAATTAAATGCATGTTAAAAAAGGAACATTAATTAAAtggatgtttttttaattaatagtcgTGTTCAAAACGTGAGGGAGAAGTAGGATCTAATTAAGGTAGGTtcagaaaatattaataattttctacAAGGAATTGCGCCAAACAAATTTAAATGGAGAAACAACAGTATAATTTTGCATGTATGCAATATCTTCATGCAATATATTATTTactcttgtaaaaaaaacaatataatttttaccaaaaaagacaatatattattgttgagtatgtaaaatttatttttaagttaattattaatgGAAGAGTACTAGCAACACAGTCTTTAGCATACTTCTTTATATACATGTTTtcttattgattaaaatataataaaattaaaaaaatagaagagaatcattaaataagatgtgagatttattgaattttgtgattttcaacCAATTTCAACTAATGAGAGAGTGTGTTAGTTAGAGAATGTgactctaacattttttttattaatattatgagtTTTGTTGTcttgcattgttaatctaagaaaatttacattattaatcaatcaaaggatatttttaaaatgacttttaagataataattataaagttaTCATCTATAACAATTTATGAttatatgattatataaaaaattgtatattgcCAATACATTTTAATTGAATGTTATTATTGCTGCCTATTATTTTAtagagattttattttatttgaataattatcaaagtctaattaatttgggttataaaattattaataataatttttaaaaggaaaaattaattcaaattgcCTTTAcatgtatttgataacattattagttattaaatatacattatttggaaagataaatttttatgaattaacttttaatattatataatttttttataaccatCCTAATTAGACTTTGGGCCTCTAGTGAAAAGGCGAGGTATCTCCACAAGCTCGAATCCTTTCGATCAACTATTGAACAAATCCTTGACTTGACACTAAGTTACACTTAAAAAATTCATTGTTCCTCcccaaagataaatatatattacgaaaatcaaatcaaattattttctcataaatctatgtgttgtcaattaaacTACACTCATTAATCACCATATCAATTATTATGATAACTTTGTTTTGATTGATTATAAGaaattcaaaagaaatattaataggaTTAAATAccaaattatgatattttctggatttttaaaaataaaataaaataaagcagagctttttttataagagtgtgtttagataaataatttaattgatatttacTTCAATCTTATTATAtgagaatttattatttaaatataactatgaaattattgtaataaactaaaaatatatctatattgatcaattttacaaaaagaatattaaaaataaggaGGAATCGATTTACTCTATAAGTAATTCTTAAAATCTAATATTTGTAATAAGTCATTAATCTtatccattaaattttaaaaaaattttaaaaaaatgaatgataagAATAAGAAATAATCCTAAAAGGATAACTCTATGATTAAATGTATTTATACCAATGGTATTAGAGGGGTAATAAACTTATAATAATTAGTAGAGTTTTATTTACTATCATTGATATTatcaaacaacaaataaaaaattattttttattcaataatcaaATCAAGCACCCAAATAATGAAAGA
This genomic interval from Glycine max cultivar Williams 82 chromosome 5, Glycine_max_v4.0, whole genome shotgun sequence contains the following:
- the LOC100807386 gene encoding zinc finger A20 and AN1 domain-containing stress-associated protein 1, which codes for MGSQQKPCANNCGFFGTSEKRNLCSKCYKDLCLEEELAAMKSVLCSPAPPSPGTAGQSKPANRCGTCNKKVGLTGFACKCGSTFCGVHRYPEKHECTYDFKGEAREAISKANPVVKGDKVDRF